A stretch of Castanea sativa cultivar Marrone di Chiusa Pesio chromosome 2, ASM4071231v1 DNA encodes these proteins:
- the LOC142624050 gene encoding pentatricopeptide repeat-containing protein At5g66520-like, whose translation MISLHLLQATPHSLSSPSRSYPSPLNGLETCSTMAELKQYHSQLIRLGLSADNDAMGRVIKFCAVSKNGDLGYALQVFDTIPHPDAFIYNTIMRGYLQYQLPRNCIHLYSQMLQDSVEPNRFTFPSVIRACCNDNAIEEGQQVHAHVVKFGFEADGFSQNNLIYMYVNFQSLVKARRVFDKMHVRDVVSWTSLITGYSQWGFLDEAFEVFELMPERNSVSWNAMIAGYVQSNRFHEAFTLFDRMRAEKVVLDKFVAASMLSACTGLGALDQGKWIHGHIKRSGIELDSKLATTIIDMYCKCGSLDKASEVFNELPHKGISSWNCMIGGLAMHGKGEAAIQLFKEMEKEKVAPDNITFVNVLSACAHSGLVEEGRYYFNYMVEVHGIEPTTEHFGCMVDLLGRAGMLEEASELISKMPMSPDVGVLGALLGACKIHKNFELGEQIGKRVIELEPNNSGRYVLLANLYANAGRWEDVAGVRKLMNDRGVKKVAGFSMIELEGVVNEFIAGGKGHPQAQDIYIKVDEMLQRIRCVGYVPDTDGALLHDLVEEEKENPLYYHSEKLAIGFGLLKTRPGETLRISKNLRVCKDCHVATKLISKVYDREIIVRDRNRFHHFKNGQCSCKDYW comes from the coding sequence ATGATTTCACTCCATCTCCTTCAAGCAACCCCACACTCCTTAAGCTCTCCGTCTAGGTCGTACCCATCACCACTGAATGGCCTTGAAACATGCTCAACCATGGCTGAGCTCAAGCAATATCACTCCCAACTCATTCGACTCGGTCTTTCAGCCGATAACGATGCCATGGGCCGAGTCATTAAGTTCTGTGCTGTATCAAAAAATGGTGATTTGGGTTATGCCCTCCAGGTGTTTGATACAATTCCTCACCCAGATGCTTTCATCTACAATACCATAATGAGAGGATACTTGCAGTACCAACTCCCCAGAAATTGCATTCACTTGTACTCACAAATGTTGCAAGACTCTGTTGAACCCAATAGATTTACGTTCCCTTCTGTAATTAGAGCCTGTTGCAACGATAACGCTATTGAAGAAGGGCAACAAGTCCATGCTCATGTTGTGAAATTTGGGTTTGAAGCAGATGGTTTTTCTCAAAACAATTTGATTTATATGTATGTGAATTTTCAGTCTTTGGTGAAAGCAAGAAGGGTTTTTGATAAGATGCACGTGCGGGATGTTGTGTCATGGACTAGTTTGATTACAGGGTATTCACAATGGGGATTTTTAGATGAGGCTTTTGAAGTTTTTGAGCTGATGCCTGAGAGGAATTCTGTCTCTTGGAATGCCATGATTGCCGGTTATGTCCAGAGTAATCGGTTTCATGAGGCATTCACTTTATTTGATAGGATGCGAGCTGAAAAGGTAGTGTTGGATAAATTTGTCGCGGCTAGTATGCTTTCGGCTTGTACAGGATTAGGAGCTCTAGATCAAGGGAAGTGGATACATGGGCATATTAAAAGGAGTGGAATTGAATTGGACTCAAAGCTTGCAACAACTATAATTGATATGTACTGCAAATGTGGTAGCTTGGATAAGGCTTCCGAAGTTTTCAATGAGTTGCCGCATAAAGGGATTTCATCATGGAATTGCATGATTGGGGGGTTAGCAATGCATGGTAAGGGAGAGGCTGCTATTCAGTTATTTAAGGAGATGGAGAAGGAGAAGGTAGCTCCTGATAACATCACTTTTGTGAATGTCCTCAGTGCATGTGCTCATTCAGGGTTAGTTGAAGAGGGCAGGTATTACTTTAATTATATGGTTGAAGTTCATGGTATTGAGCCCACAACAGAGCATTTTGGATGCATGGTTGATCTGCTTGGAAGAGCTGGAATGCTAGAGGAAGCAAGTGAGCTCATTAGCAAGATGCCCATGAGCCCTGATGTAGGTGTATTGGGTGCTCTCCTTGGAGCCTGCAAAATCCACAAGAACTTTGAGTTGGGAGAACAAATAGGAAAGAGGGTAATTGAACTAGAGCCTAACAATAGCGGGCGCTATGTGTTGTTAGCTAATTTATATGCCAATGCTGGTAGATGGGAAGATGTTGCTGGTGTAAGAAAATTGATGAATGACAGAGGAGTGAAAAAGGTTGCTGGTTTTTCCATGATTGAATTGGAGGGAGTGGTCAATGAGTTTATTGCAGGGGGAAAGGGACACCCTCAAGCCCAAGACATTTACATCAAAGTTGATGAGATGTTACAACGTATAAGATGTGTTGGCTATGTGCCTGACACTGATGGAGCATTATTGCATGACCTTGTTGAGGAGGAAAAGGAAAACCCCTTGTACTACCACAGTGAGAAACTAGCAATTGGGTTTGGCCTGTTGAAGACTAGACCTGGAGAAACTCTTCGTATCTCGAAGAATTTGCGTGTGTGTAAAGATTGTCACGTTGCAACGAAGCTCATCTCAAAGGTTTATGATCGTGAAATAATAGTAAGAGATAGAAATCGCTTTCACCATTTTAAAAATGGACAATGTTCTTGTAAAGATTATTGGTAA